The following is a genomic window from Amycolatopsis cihanbeyliensis.
CAACTTGTCCTCGGCGGTCGGCGGCCGCTTGTCCGGCGGGCGCAGCACCACCGGCGGCCCACCCGCCCTGGCGAACTGCGCCCGGATGACCTCCAGCTCCTCGGCGGAGAACAGCTCGGCCAGCGCGGCATCGGTGACCTGGTTCAGCCGCTGCGCCAGCATGGTGGACATCCGCTGCGAGACGGCCTGCAGGGTCATGTCCACCTGCCGGGGCAGTTCGGCCAGCTGCTCCCGCTTGGCCGCGTCGATCTGCTGCCGGAAGTAGGACTGGGCGTCCCGCATCTGCCTGCTGGTCTCGTGCCCGATCTCCAGCCGGGCCCGCTGCACCTCGCCGCGCAGTTTCAACTGCCAGCCGCGGGTCGAGGTCCGGCGCTGCGCGGCCAGCTCGTCCCGCCGCTCGCGCAGCGAGGCGGCCTCGGCCTCCCCCGAGGACAGTGCCCTGCGCTCGGCCTGCAGGCGGGCGTGCTGCTCCCCGAGCGCGGTGGACAGCGCGCGCAGGGTGTTCGCCTCGCCCAGCATGGCGGACCTGCCGACCAGCAGCTCCTGCAACGCCGACTGTAGCTCCGCGATCCCGGACTTCTCGCGCACCATGGCGGCGGCCTGCTCGCCGCCCGCCTTGCCTGCCATCTCGAACATGCGCGGGGACACCGGATGCAGCACGGCCTCGGCGAACCGCGGCGCGTGCTCGGCCAGCAGCCGCCGGTTGGCCTCCCGCACCTCACGCCAGCCGCGGAACTGATCCGTTTTGGACAGTGCGAACAGGACGGTCTCCACCCGGTCGGACATCTCCCGCAGGAAGTGCAACTCGCTCGCGGTGAACGGGGCGGAGGCGTCCACCACGAACAGCAACGCGGTGGCGTTGGCCGCGGCCTCCATAGCCAGCTCGCCGTGCGCGGTGTCCAACCCACCGACACCGGGCGTATCCACAATGGAGAGACGTTCCAGCAACGGCACCGGTCCGGCGACCTCGACGTACCGCGGCGGGAGCTGGCCCTCCGGCAGCTCGTGGGTCGCCGAGGACCAGCGGGGCAGCTCCTCGAGCTCGAACCCGACCGGCGCGAGCTGGCCCGGGTAGCAGGCCTGCGCCGACCACTGCTCGGCATGCTCGAAGACCAGGTAGGTGGCGGTGGCCACATCGGCGTCCACAGGGGACAGGCCCTGCGTGGCGAGCAGCGCGTTGACCAGCGAGCTCTTGCCTCGCTTGGTCTCGCCGACCACGACGACCGACGGCTTGCCCGACCGGGCGCGGCGCAGGTCCTCCACCCACCTCCCGGCCTCCGGGTCGAGCTCGCGCAGCATGCCGAGCAGTGTCTCCCTGGCCTGCTTGACCTGGGTGGGCAGCGCGGGCTTGCCGGGCGAGGGGGCCGTCATCGTGGTCAACCCTAGCGTCGGGTGTACACGGTGACGACCGGCGCACGCAGTAGCTGGTTGCGGTCGGCGAACCCGACCACCTCGGTCTCCGCCACCGTGCCCTCGAGCGTCGCGTCCTCGGTCGGGACGGCCCCGCCCGCCTCGTGCAGGGCCGGGTCGAACCGCTGCCCCTCCGGCCGCAGCGCGGTCACCCCGATCGCGGCGAGCCCCTGCTCGAGGCGCTCGGCGACGCCACCGCTGCGGGCGCGGTCGATCGCGTACAGGCACAGCTGGATCAGCGCGCGGCGGTCGGACAGCGCCTGTTCCAGCGCGCCATCACCGGCCGGGGTGGTAACGGGTGCGGGCTCCACGCCCGGTTTCGACGCGGGAGCCTCCGGTCCGGTTCCCTCGGTCTCGCCTTCGACCTCCCGCACGATCCTGGCCAGGTCCGTGCCGTCCAGCCGGCCGGTCGGCCCGTCCTCGTCCGTGCTGTCCAGGATGCTCTCCCGGGTGGCTTCCCGAGGTTTGTCCTTACGAAACCACGCGGCCATGGCTGTCCTCTACCGGTTCACGGAGTTGGTCGGTTCACGGATTTGCTGCCAGATCAGGAAGTACGCCCGGTGCACCACATGCGCGACCCTGCTCTGTGCCGGGGTGGCGCCGAACGAGGCGAAGGAGCGCCACCAGCCGGCCCGCTCCAGCGCGAACGCGGCGAGCTCCGGCCGCGCCGCTCCGGGCATCCCGAGCTGCGCGCCGATCTCGGCGTTGCTGCCGACCCGCAGCACCTCCTCGGTGAGGTCCTCCGGCATGTCCACCGCGCCGGACGCCACCAGGGTCAGCGCCTCGAGCAGGCGCAGCTGGTGCGCCTCGGGCTTGGCCAGCAGCACCTCGATGGCGTCGTGCACCCGCTGCCGCTCCGCCTGGTCCCCGCTGGTGTACGCGAGCGCGGTGATCGAGGCCAGCGCGGCGGCTGCCTTGATGCCGTCGGCCCGCGCGGCGAACACGACCTCCAGCCTGCGACGCACCTCGGCGAGGCCGGAGGCGTCCAGCAGGCTGCGGCGCAGGGCGCCCGCGGTGATCCGCGGTTCGGCCCGGATCGCCCGCACCGCGCGCTGGATGCCGTACAGGTCGAGTTTCTCCAGTAGCCGCACTCTGGTGCCCGCCGGGATCTCGCAGTCCCAGCTGGTGAAGATGTCGGCCGAGATCAGCATGGTGTCCAGCACATCATCGTCCAGTTCGGCGACCTGGCGCAGCGCCTCGGCATCGGCTGCGGTGAACCCGCCGGACTCGGCCGACTCGGCGAGCAGGCCGATCACCGGGAGCACATCGGCCACCCGCGGCCGCAGGGTGGCGGCCTGCTTGCCGGCCAGCACGGTCGCGGCCTTCCAGACGTCCCCCTCGGCGCCTTCCACCGACTCCGGGGCGATGGTGTCCGCCTTGTTCAGCACCGCGATGGCGTTCACCGGGCCCGCCTCGCGGCTGGCCGTGGCCGCGGTGAACGCGGCGAGCGCCTGCTGATCGTCGGCCCGCACCCCCTGGGTGACCACGTAGAGCACGGCCTCGGCCCCGGCCACCGCGTTGCGCGAGGTGTCGTCCAGCTCGCTCGACCCCTCGTCCCCGCCGCCCTCCCCGGTGTCCTGGGTGTCCCGGGTGGCCGCGCCGAGCA
Proteins encoded in this region:
- the grpE gene encoding nucleotide exchange factor GrpE; translated protein: MAAWFRKDKPREATRESILDSTDEDGPTGRLDGTDLARIVREVEGETEGTGPEAPASKPGVEPAPVTTPAGDGALEQALSDRRALIQLCLYAIDRARSGGVAERLEQGLAAIGVTALRPEGQRFDPALHEAGGAVPTEDATLEGTVAETEVVGFADRNQLLRAPVVTVYTRR
- a CDS encoding dynamin family protein — its product is MTATGHGRLAGPLSTSVANLCHRLQPQVSARTAAGFAEVLRRLGAPLQVAVAGRIKSGKSTLVNALIGRRVAPTDIGECTRLVTRFQYGTVDRIEVVFTDGRTQVLPFAADGAIPAELGVNIDEVSHVEAYLTNAVLQDMTVIDTPGLGSLDAASVSRTEQLLGAATRDTQDTGEGGGDEGSSELDDTSRNAVAGAEAVLYVVTQGVRADDQQALAAFTAATASREAGPVNAIAVLNKADTIAPESVEGAEGDVWKAATVLAGKQAATLRPRVADVLPVIGLLAESAESGGFTAADAEALRQVAELDDDVLDTMLISADIFTSWDCEIPAGTRVRLLEKLDLYGIQRAVRAIRAEPRITAGALRRSLLDASGLAEVRRRLEVVFAARADGIKAAAALASITALAYTSGDQAERQRVHDAIEVLLAKPEAHQLRLLEALTLVASGAVDMPEDLTEEVLRVGSNAEIGAQLGMPGAARPELAAFALERAGWWRSFASFGATPAQSRVAHVVHRAYFLIWQQIREPTNSVNR
- a CDS encoding dynamin family protein, encoding MTAPSPGKPALPTQVKQARETLLGMLRELDPEAGRWVEDLRRARSGKPSVVVVGETKRGKSSLVNALLATQGLSPVDADVATATYLVFEHAEQWSAQACYPGQLAPVGFELEELPRWSSATHELPEGQLPPRYVEVAGPVPLLERLSIVDTPGVGGLDTAHGELAMEAAANATALLFVVDASAPFTASELHFLREMSDRVETVLFALSKTDQFRGWREVREANRRLLAEHAPRFAEAVLHPVSPRMFEMAGKAGGEQAAAMVREKSGIAELQSALQELLVGRSAMLGEANTLRALSTALGEQHARLQAERRALSSGEAEAASLRERRDELAAQRRTSTRGWQLKLRGEVQRARLEIGHETSRQMRDAQSYFRQQIDAAKREQLAELPRQVDMTLQAVSQRMSTMLAQRLNQVTDAALAELFSAEELEVIRAQFARAGGPPVVLRPPDKRPPTAEDKLLVFMGVSGGVGAGKLVALPLAGALASSVVLPATIVIGLGAGWWMARTRRHAADKQHMKQWLVESIADARSTLDQLVAEQLIEAEQQLSLALDEALSRRIEAIEAELKEVDKTIKMDAQERSKKLTQVTKRIKEVTEGRDRAEQFLGRIRALRDQS